A genome region from Aythya fuligula isolate bAytFul2 chromosome 31, bAytFul2.pri, whole genome shotgun sequence includes the following:
- the LOC116500110 gene encoding olfactory receptor 14C36-like, translated as MSNSSFPIEFLLLPFADTHELQLLHFVLFLGIYLAALLGNGLILTAIVCDHRLHTPMYFFLVNLALIDMGSISTTVPKSMANSLWDTRVISYAGCGAQVFLFVVFVTAEFSLLIIMAYDRYIAICKPLHYGTIMDSRACVNMAAAAWGSTFIYAVLHTANTFSVPLCQGNVLDQFFCEIPQILKLSCSDAYLREVGLIVVSVCLLFGCFVFLVLSYVQIFKTVLRIPSQQGRHKAFSTCLPHLAVVSLFTSTAIFAYLKPPSMSSSSLNLLLAVLYSVLPPAVNPLIYSMRNQELKVAVRKLIWGMIFSTHKNPFSLQYQ; from the coding sequence atgtccaacagcagcttccccattgagttcctcctcctgccattcgCAGACACacacgagctgcagctcctgcacttcgtgctcttcctgggcatctacctggctgctcttctgggcaacggcctcatcctcacagccatAGTCTGCGACCAtcgcctccacacccccatgtacttcttcctcgTCAACCTCGCCCTTATCGACATGGGCTCCATCTCCACCACTGTCCCCAAATCCATGGCCAATTCCCTATGGGACACCAGGGTCATTTCCTACGCAGGTTGTGGTGCCCAGGTCTTCCTCTTTGTTGTCTTTGTCACAGCAGAGTTTTCTCTTCTCATcatcatggcctatgaccgctacattgccatctgcaaaccccTGCACTACGGGACAATAATGGACAGCAGAGCTTGTGTcaacatggcagcagctgcctggggcagcacttttatttatgctgtgctgcacactgccaataccTTTTCCGtccccctctgccaaggcaatgtcttggaccagttcttctgtgaaattccccagatcctcaagctctcttGCTCTGATGCCTACCTCAGAGAAGTTGGGCTTATCGTGGTTAGTGTCTGTTTATTatttgggtgttttgttttccttgtgctgtcatatgtgcagatcttcaagACTGTGCTGAGGATCCCCTCACAGCAGGGCCGACATAAAGctttttccacatgcctccctcacctggctgtcGTCTCCCTTTTCACAAGCACTGCCAtatttgcctacctgaagcctcCCTCcatgtcctcctcctccctgaatcttttgctggcagttctgtactcggtgttgcctccagcagtgaaccccctcatctacagcatgaggaaccaggagctgaagGTTGCAGTTAGGAAACTGATTTGGGGGATGATTTTCAGTACTCACAAAAATCCCTTCAGTCTCCAGTACCAATAA